In Miscanthus floridulus cultivar M001 chromosome 8, ASM1932011v1, whole genome shotgun sequence, the sequence ACCGTTTTCTTTCTTTTAAAATGAAACCGTAGCATCAGACACATCACTCAAAAGAgcaagaaaaacacaatcaaccACTGTTGTCATCTTCTGCTTAGCGTTACCCAGATACTGGAATCCTAAAATTTTTGCTGACTCCGGTGCCCATGTACCAGTGCAGTTCAAGTGGTATTTGTATCTCATTGAATCAGCCAATTTTTTTTCTGTTTAATGTTTCTCTTCTGCACATGTTATTGACTACCTTCAGGATTCAGTCACCCCTCTAGCAGTATAATTTTTCTTTGGTGTTTACTATTGCTTAATGGATTTGACATTGTCATTTTGCTGCTGTTTGCTAGAGTGCCaatgatttttgaaatatttaaatAACCCCTTCTGCATACTTTAGCAAGTCTGATGGTTCGGAAAAACCTTTGTAGAGTCACTGAACATGTCCAAAAAGTCTCCAAGATCAGCATCAAAATTGGCGTCTACCCTCCGCAGCCTCTCATTCAAAAGAAAAGATGAGCTCCCGGAGGATTGTGAACAACTTCAACAACAGCAAAGCGAAGATGATCCTTATCAGACACTTGAGACTGCATATGTTGCTCATGTTTCATTAAGCTGGGAGGCTCTGCATTGCACCTATGTGCACCTGAGCCTTATCGTTGCAGCACAACCTGATAATCCTACAACCTACAGCTCTGCTGCTCAAGCCTTCCAGCAATTCCAGGTCCTGTTGCAGAGATTCATTGAAAATGAGCCATTTGAGCATGGTACCCGGGTTGAGATATATGCACGGTCTCGGAGCTTGTTGTCAAAGTTGCTTCAGGTCCCCACTTTTCAAGGTAAGATTCTTTTGGTTATATTGCTGCATTTTTTAACATAAATGTAGCCTATACCATCAAAATGTGTTCCTGTGAGCTGTCATGGTTATGGTTCTATAGACTTATGTTGTCATGTTATTAACTTAAATTCAAACTAAGATGTGAACCGTGCACTCGAGATCAAAATGACAACAGGTTTTCAAGCGTTTAGCAAATGCCTAATGCTTTTCAATTAATTTTACGTAGAACTGTTTCTCTTAGTGAAgcgcgggcctggtgcaagcggtagagtcttatcacctgtgaccgaaaggtcccgggtttgagtcgcggtctcctcgcattgcacaggcgagggtaaggcttgccactaacacccttccccagaccccgcacagagcgggagctctctgcactgggtacgcccttaacTGTTTCTCTTAGTCTTGGATTATTTCATTACGAGATACTATGGATTGTAACTCTTGAATGCTTACTGTTCGCTAGGTATGTCGATGGTCCCTGTTTTCTTGGCACTTATGTTAATCTTGTTTCTTTACATGAAAAAATGGTTCCAGAAGTTCAACCTGTTTGATAATGGTGTAAAAATTGATTTTGAATCCTGTACAGTCTTGTAGAAATGGTTTAGAATCATGACGCTGAGGAAAAATAGCTGTCCTGATATTGCCTATACACGAGGGGCATTTTCTTTTGGACGCGTTAAGTGTAATACAGATtacatgatgaggacatgacacccatgcatatgaccatgtttggcgcatggtatggaggggtaggaggccagcaagggtgtccaagtcaagaaggaagtccgaggctaattcagtttgagtccccgaggtggaggcccaaaacaactcaagttcgagtctgtctcggccttcaggaccagtctgccttaaactggtcacccaggacgcatccggactccgttttcgacgatccacatatggatggaaaactaatttgataaggaagccaatccaagtggtctcacatcaaaagctgttcggaatcaacgggaatcgtggtcacaagttagcgtccagaatctaccagggtgctgcgacaccgtcttttggtccgttggaccatgtatcgtgtttgggcccattaggggcgcgtccaggggtcttgcacaaccctagagtcttcataaacagccgccactccattagggtttgggggttttgcttagattattctgtcgagaacagtttcgccgttcatcggtttgtgagaccccaacttcgtgagatcaatcattcatctgcaatttggttgtgttctttcttgttcttgcttgtgttctttgttgcgcaggcagggattagccttcttggcgaggtcaacctggttcgttacttggttgataaccagaggagctgtggtgctaagattgcagggttcgatctttcggggccacaacgatagttacctctacctgacggaagatcgggatccccgtttccattatTACACCTTTGTTTTTTCATAATTAATGTCCTGTACTAGCCTAGTACTACAATAAATAGGTTTAGCTACTGAATAATCTGTACATATTTCACGCGGTACAATCCAATTCAATCTGCTGTACATTGGCAATATTAATGAACATTGAGCAGTGATGTACTGTGTTGAATATGGATTCTTTTCTATTTCGTGTTCATCTAACAGTGGGGAAAATATTGGCAGTGGTTAGTTTTGTACCATTATTTGATCCCTTTTAGAAAGATGGTAACTTGAGCATGTATGTTTGGAACTAAGAGCTGCTTGTTTCATTATTCCTACAACTAAGGTCAATAAGTCTACAACTAAATTGGTACACGTTCGTTTTAGAGCTTTTTATCTGCCATGTAATATGGATAAGTATGCCATGCACAAGAATTTCCTGAACTATAATTGTTGGTAATTTTTTTTTGTGTCAGCACCTGTACTGTCAGTAAGATTTGGTACAGATATAGCTTCTGAAGTTCGTGAGTAACTACAGCTGGTTTGTTGAGTCTCTGTGCTGCCACAATGCTTGACTACATTACTGATGAGTTCTTTCCAGTTACTGCTGCAACATGTTTAATGCCGGGTACTTATAATCCCGTACAGAATCATGCATTAGATTGTACTTTATTCTACAGTTAGGAAATGATTATTGAGTGCAGTAGCACAGTAAACACTGTTGTTTCTTTGTTTCATTTTGTCACTAATCGCTTAGTTACTCTTTTGTATGAGTAAGTTTCCTTTCTTTTACTACTAGATTTCTAAATTCATAGCATGCTAATGTCTGTTTTTACTGTTACATATTTGGTCAGTTGTTTGTATTGCATACCTGAATGATTCATACTCAGCAATGTTTGATAATACTATTCTGCTTATCATTTCTGTTCTCTCAATTCAGTCGCAGATAGGAAAGATAACACTGAAGATCAAATGGAACCAGCGATTTCCGCACCTGATCTCATCAAATTGTTAGAGGAATCTATCCTAACTTTCCGCCTTTTCCTGAAGAAGGACAAGAGAAAGAGTAGTGTGCTTATGAGTGCTCATGGCCACACTGGAAGCTCGATTCAACAAGTGCAATCTTCACTCGATAAGGTAAGTCTTATCCTGTGGGGTAACTGATAATGAATCTCTCTTTCATAATGTGTTTATACACGATTCTTCATTTCTGTACTGTCCATATGGTCCCTTCTAAACAGCTAGTAGTAGGACACATCTTTCCTAGCATTTGATTCCAGTGACGTGGGGTTGTTGAGTCTGCATACCTTGCAAATGTCTCTACTGCGTAACAACAACGCCAAAGCTGACTTTTGTGTTGTATATACTCTTCCTTGAATCACGGTAATTGCTTCAAAACCTGCAGAAAGAGGCGAAGGTGAAGGAGctgttgaagaagaagaaagggtgGAAGAGCAAGACCTGGCCAGGCACAATGGAGGAGGTCCAGCTGCTGTTCGCCCTGATCGACATCAAGGTTGTGTCGCGGGTGCTCCGGATGGGGAAGCTGAGCGAGGAGCAGCTGCTGTGGTGCGAGGAGAAGATGAGCAAGGTGGACCTCACTGAGAACTGGCTGCGCCGCGACGGGTCCCCAATCCTCTTCCCCTGTTGACACAGCCTGCCTGCCTCTGGAGGCATATGCCGAGACCTCCTTGTTAGTTCGGCATGCCATGGCGGTGGCGGCATCAGGGGTGGCTGCTGGCTGGGCGTAGCTGCTCTGCGTGACGCTCTTACCACATTCCTTCGGCTACCTTATGAGATGATATGTACATGCTTTTAGGTTGAATTGGTTGAAATGTCCATACTAAAGTAGGCCTTAAACATGTGTTGCTGCGCGTTGATAATCCCCTGATGAGTTTATACAATGCAACATGGGCAACATGCTTCGTTTCACCGGACGCAGTTTTTCTGAAACCCTTTGCGTCAACCATGTCTGGTCTGTCCTGACATGATGTTCATTAAGGAGATTAAGGAGGATGCAGTGCAGCTCACATAGATAAAACTTTTTTTTTGGACGAAGCTGTCGGGCTGCGTTGGCTGCTGCAACTTGCAAGCGGCTTGACGTTCCCTGCACTGGATCtctgaacttttttttttttggtgacgCTGTACCCCGTCCTTTTGGCCCCGATGATTGCACTGCATCTGCACGGGCACGGCTGCACCTGCATGCCGATCCAGAGCAGAGAGCACTCGTTGGGCACTTCACTTGGGCTTCTGATCTCCCGTCAGGCGTGCGGCCGGCTCTGCTGAGACTGACGCCATGATGCAACTTTAGAACTTAGAAGCCGCTGCCATGTCGATGTCGTCGTCGAGTCGAGTCTTCCTTTCACGACACGCAGTCAGTCTGTCAGTGTTGAGAGCTTCTGCAGTCTACGAGTGCCTCGTCCAGAAGCTTTTGCGTTTGCGACCAGTAAAAACGCCAGTGGTTTTTTTTCACTTATGCTCCTGTAAGAAAGGTGAAGGTGATTTCGAACACTTtggcccagtttagttccaaaatttttggcaaaatagacactgtagcattttcgttgttatttggtaaatagtgtccaatcatagtctaattaggcttaaaagattcgtctcgtggatttcgtctaaactgtgtaattagttttattttttatttatatttaatgcttcatgcatgcgttcaaagatttgatgtgacggagaatctttgaAATTTTTGGTAAAATGAAGTGAACTAAACAGGCTCTTTATCGTCACATTCTTCATGTA encodes:
- the LOC136472853 gene encoding uncharacterized protein, producing the protein MDFFKIKKFGKGKKSAGGGGVGVESDDDASAGDVTPRGLEEQKPDNGEGNNAEAAAAEGAGVGNGVVEEEEEEEDDDDFITNEVKRRLKELRKNSFMVLIPEEECGELEEDGGEEEGGSPREWLESGVGDGFPLCGFDSLYDKYCERMLVFHKMIAQLMKDPESLNMSKKSPRSASKLASTLRSLSFKRKDELPEDCEQLQQQQSEDDPYQTLETAYVAHVSLSWEALHCTYVHLSLIVAAQPDNPTTYSSAAQAFQQFQVLLQRFIENEPFEHGTRVEIYARSRSLLSKLLQVPTFQVADRKDNTEDQMEPAISAPDLIKLLEESILTFRLFLKKDKRKSSVLMSAHGHTGSSIQQVQSSLDKKEAKVKELLKKKKGWKSKTWPGTMEEVQLLFALIDIKVVSRVLRMGKLSEEQLLWCEEKMSKVDLTENWLRRDGSPILFPC